In Synechococcus sp. HK05, a genomic segment contains:
- a CDS encoding VWA domain-containing protein codes for MPFPNVRLSNRPLHFIYLCDCSGSMAAQGKMQALNQAIRQSLPGMAEVARENPEARVLVRAVRFADQAAWHLAEPTPVQQLQWRDLEAGGITAMGDALNLVADALQSPPMEERALPPVLVLISDGQPTDDFDAGLANLMRRPWAQKAVRLAIAMGHDADLEVLQQFIGPEPSGRGKSPRRPLQASNATTLAQYIQWASTAVVGAASMPASRVAAADAGTAANSPANIPLPDLPPTLLDPSDDVGPLVW; via the coding sequence ATGCCCTTCCCCAACGTTCGGCTCAGCAACCGGCCGCTGCACTTCATCTACCTCTGCGATTGCAGCGGCTCAATGGCCGCCCAGGGCAAGATGCAGGCCCTCAACCAGGCCATCCGCCAATCCTTGCCGGGCATGGCCGAGGTGGCCCGCGAGAACCCTGAAGCGCGGGTGCTGGTACGGGCCGTGCGTTTTGCCGATCAGGCGGCCTGGCACCTGGCGGAACCCACCCCCGTGCAGCAGCTGCAGTGGCGCGATCTGGAGGCCGGCGGCATCACAGCGATGGGCGATGCCCTCAATCTGGTGGCCGATGCGCTGCAGTCACCGCCGATGGAAGAGCGGGCACTGCCGCCGGTGCTGGTGCTGATCTCCGACGGCCAGCCCACCGATGATTTCGATGCGGGGCTGGCCAACCTGATGCGGCGGCCTTGGGCCCAGAAAGCGGTGCGCCTGGCGATTGCCATGGGCCATGACGCTGATCTGGAGGTGCTGCAGCAGTTCATTGGTCCGGAGCCCTCGGGACGCGGCAAATCGCCGCGGCGGCCGCTGCAGGCGAGCAACGCCACCACCCTGGCCCAGTACATCCAATGGGCCTCCACCGCCGTGGTTGGGGCCGCCTCGATGCCCGCCAGTCGCGTGGCTGCAGCCGATGCGGGCACAGCAGCCAACAGCCCGGCCAACATCCCCCTGCCGGATCTGCCCCCCACGCTGCTGGATCCCAGCGACGACGTGGGCCCCCTGGTGTGGTGA
- a CDS encoding protein kinase, translated as MNWLLPEGASLPFAGLEQPLLIERGLGGGSQGQVFAVQLCGERLALKWYFPACIARDPQLRERLQQSIRLGAPNRDFLWPLALLDPIPASLERFPAAAGGFGYLMGLRPEAFVGAHRHAGGDLAISLQGVLKACFHLAEAFHQLHLKGLCYKDVSLGNLFLEPSSGGILICDNDNVDVDGQSSSSVLGTPGFMAPEVLLGQAKPSARSDLFSLAVLLFRLLTRHDPFRGQRELAIRCLDEPARRRLYGDEALFIFDPNDPSNRPDPIEHSAALITWPIYPASLQRLFVQSFGAGLRQSEERTLTGQWKQAISQCLDQRQLCSHCGQETFPAPEAPCSCWGCGTPLSAPLRLQLPHGLVSAAAGNELQPHHFDPLVGESIREPLARLVAHPSDPTVLGLQNLSTSRWSGRTTTGQSIELDPGKTCNLAALQQLNSSAGAILVQRP; from the coding sequence ATGAACTGGTTGCTGCCCGAAGGCGCCAGCCTGCCCTTTGCCGGCTTGGAGCAGCCGCTGCTGATTGAGCGGGGGCTGGGGGGAGGCAGCCAAGGCCAGGTGTTCGCCGTGCAGCTCTGCGGAGAGCGCCTGGCTCTGAAGTGGTACTTCCCGGCCTGCATCGCCCGGGATCCACAGCTGCGGGAGCGGCTGCAGCAGAGCATCCGGCTCGGCGCCCCCAACCGTGATTTCCTCTGGCCCCTGGCGCTGCTGGATCCCATCCCCGCCAGCCTGGAGCGCTTCCCCGCAGCCGCCGGCGGCTTCGGCTACCTGATGGGCCTTCGCCCGGAGGCGTTTGTTGGTGCCCATCGCCACGCCGGCGGTGATCTGGCCATCAGCCTTCAGGGGGTGCTCAAGGCCTGTTTCCACCTGGCGGAGGCCTTCCACCAACTGCACCTCAAGGGCCTTTGTTACAAGGACGTTTCCCTGGGCAATCTGTTCCTCGAGCCCAGCAGCGGCGGGATCCTCATCTGCGACAACGACAACGTGGATGTGGATGGCCAGAGCAGCAGCAGCGTGCTCGGGACGCCTGGATTCATGGCGCCGGAAGTGCTGCTGGGCCAGGCCAAGCCGAGTGCCCGGAGCGATCTGTTTTCTCTGGCGGTGCTGCTGTTCCGCCTGCTCACCCGCCACGACCCCTTCCGGGGCCAGCGGGAACTGGCGATCCGCTGCCTGGATGAGCCCGCCCGCCGCCGCCTCTATGGCGATGAGGCCTTGTTCATCTTTGACCCCAACGACCCAAGCAACCGGCCGGATCCGATCGAGCACAGTGCCGCTCTGATCACCTGGCCCATCTATCCCGCCAGCCTGCAGCGTCTGTTTGTGCAGAGCTTCGGAGCGGGCCTGCGCCAGAGCGAGGAGCGCACCCTCACGGGCCAGTGGAAGCAGGCGATCAGCCAATGCCTCGATCAGCGCCAGCTCTGCAGCCACTGCGGCCAGGAAACGTTCCCCGCGCCGGAGGCACCGTGTAGCTGCTGGGGTTGCGGCACCCCTCTTTCAGCGCCGCTGCGCCTGCAGCTGCCCCATGGCCTGGTGTCCGCCGCAGCCGGCAACGAACTGCAACCACATCACTTCGATCCCTTAGTGGGCGAATCGATCCGCGAACCCCTGGCCCGGCTGGTGGCCCACCCCAGCGACCCCACCGTGCTGGGCCTGCAGAACCTGAGCACCAGCCGCTGGAGTGGACGCACCACCACGGGGCAAAGCATCGAGCTTGACCCCGGCAAAACCTGTAATCTCGCCGCCCTGCAGCAGCTCAACAGCAGCGCCGGAGCGATCCTGGTGCAACGCCCCTAA